Proteins from a single region of Seriola aureovittata isolate HTS-2021-v1 ecotype China chromosome 9, ASM2101889v1, whole genome shotgun sequence:
- the LOC130174952 gene encoding LOW QUALITY PROTEIN: ephrin type-B receptor 2-like (The sequence of the model RefSeq protein was modified relative to this genomic sequence to represent the inferred CDS: inserted 1 base in 1 codon), with protein MNASAFYGGIAGMIMNFLCFLWILPAVWAVEEVLMDSTTATAELGWTIYPSQGWEEVSGYDEHMNTIRTYQVCNVFDSSQNNWVRTKYIRRRGAQRIHVQMKFSVRDCSSIPNVPGSCKETFNLYYYESDSDMATKSSPSWMENPWVKVDTIAADESFSQVDLGGRIMKINSEVRSFGPVSRNGFYLAFQDYGACMSLIAVRVFYRKCPRVIQNGAVFPETLSGAESTSLVAARGVCVPNGEEVDVPIKLYCNGDGEWMVPIGRCMCKAGYEVVDNGTLCRACASGFFKAAQGDHKCLQCPINSRTTSVGATNCVCRNSYYRTDSDPLQMPCTTVPSAPQNVISIVNETSLRLDWSPPQESGGREDVVYNIICKSCGSGRGGCTRCGDNVQFVPRQLGLTDTHVHISDLLAHTQYTFEIQAVNGVSDQSPYSPQYTSVNITTNQAAPSAVSIIHQVSRTPNSITLSWSQPDQPNGVILDYELQYYEKNQAEWNSSLTRSQTNTAVIRSLKPGTIYAFQVRARTVAGFGRFSGKMYFQTMTEEEYNSSIQEKLPLIIGSAAAGVVFIIAITVFIVVCRRRSSDRPESEYTDKLQHYTSGHMSPGMKIYIDPFTYEDPNEAVREFAKEIDISCVKIEQVIGAGEFGEVCSGNLRQPGKREILVAIKTLKAGYTERQRRDFLSEASIMGQFDHPNIIHLEGVVTKSSPVMIITEFMENGSLDSFLRQNDGQFTVIQLVGMLRGIAAGMKYLCDMNYVHRDLAARNILVNSNXVCKVSDFGLSRFLEDDTSDPTYTSALGGKIPIRWTAPEAIQYRKFTSSSDCWSYGIVMWEVMSYGERPYWDMSNQDVINAIEQDYRLPPPMDCPSALHQLMLDCWQKDRNNRPKFSQIVSTLDKMIRNPNSLKAMTPLSSSVHLPLLDRSTPDFSSFSTVDEWLDAIKMGQYKESFANEGFTSFDVVSQMTMEDILRVGVTLAGHQKKILNSIQSMRAQMNQITSVEV; from the exons ATGAACGCATCGGCGTTTTACGGAGGGATAGCGGGGATGATTATgaatttcttgtgttttctgtggatACTGCCGGCGGTGTGGGCTGTGGAAG AAGTACTAATGGACTCAACAACAGCAACTGCAGAACTGGGCTGGACCATCTACCCATCACAGGGG TGGGAAGAAGTCAGCGGCTatgatgaacacatgaacaccaTACGAACATACCAGGTGTGCAATGTCTTTGATAGCAGCCAGAACAACTGGGTACGCACCAAATACATCCGCCGCCGTGGTGCTCAGCGCATCCACGTCCAGATGAAGTTCTCAGTGCGTGACTGCAGTTCTATACCCAATGTCCCTGGCTCCTGCAAGGAGACCTTCAACCTGTACTACTATGAGTCAGACTCAGACATGGCTACTAAATCATCCCCATCCTGGATGGAGAACCCCTGGGTGAAAGTGGACACTATAGCAGCTGATGAAAGCTTCTCTCAGGTTGATCTTGGTGGACGCATCATGAAGATTAACAGTGAAGTCCGGAGTTTTGGACCTGTTTCGCGCAATGGCTTCTACCTCGCTTTCCAGGATTACGGTGCCTGCATGTCACTCATTGCTGTCAGAGTCTTCTACAGAAAATGTCCCAGAGTGATCCAAAATGGTGCCGTCTTCCCTGAGACTCTGTCTGGAGCAGAGAGCACCTCACTGGTGGCTGCCAGAGGGGTGTGTGTTCCCAATGGGGAGGAGGTGGATGTACCCATTAAGCTGTACTGTAATGGGGATGGGGAATGGATGGTACCCATCGGGCGTTGCATGTGCAAAGCTGGCTATGAAGTGGTGGACAACGGTACACTCTGCAGAG CTTGTGCATCAGGCTTCTTTAAGGCTGCACAGGGAGACCACAAATGTCTGCAGTGCCCCATTAACAGCCGAACCACAAGTGTTGGAGCAACAAATTGTGTCTGTCGCAACAGCTACTACCGCACTGACTCTGACCCTCTACAGATGCCCTGCACCA CTGTTCCATCAGCTCCACAAAATGTCATCTCCATAGTGAATGAAACCTCTCTGAGGCTGGATTGGAGCCCACCACAGGAGAGCGGTGGCCGAGAAGACGTTGTCTACAACATCATATGTAAGAGCTGTGGCAGTGGGCGGGGTGGCTGCACCCGCTGTGGAGACAATGTGCAGTTTGTCCCTCGTCAGCTGGGACTGACTGACACCCACGTCCACATCAGTGACCTCCTGGCTCACACCCAGTACACATTTGAAATACAAGCTGTCAATGGAGTATCTGACCAGAGTCCTTATTCACCACAGTACACCTCTGTCAACATCACCACCAACCAGGCTG CACCATCAGCAGTGTCCATCATCCACCAGGTCAGTAGAACCCCTAACAGCATCACACTGTCCTGGTCCCAGCCTGATCAGCCCAATGGAGTTATCCTGGACTATGAGCTGCAGTACTATGAGAAG AACCAGGCCGAGTGGAACTCATCTCTAACACGGAGTCAGACCAACACTGCAGTCATACGAAGCTTGAAACCTGGAACGATCTATGCCTTTCAGGTTCGGGCTCGGACTGTTGCTGGATTTGGACGCTTTAGTGGCAAAATGTACTTCCAGACCATGACTGAGG AAGAATATAACTCCAGTATCCAGGAGAAACTCCCCCTCATCAttggttctgctgctgcaggggtAGTCTTCATCATTGCCATCACTGTCTTCATAGTTGTCTGCCGCAG GAGAAGTTCAGATAGACCAGAATCAGAGTACACAGACAAACTCCAACATTACACCAGTGGTCACA TGTCACCAGGAATGAAGATCTACATTGACCCCTTCACTTATGAAGACCCCAATGAAGCAGTCAGAGAGTTTGCGAAGGAGATCGACATTTCCTGTGTCAAGATTGAACAAGTGATTGGTGCAG GTGAGTTTGGGGAGGTATGCAGTGGAAACCTCCGTCAACCTGGGAAGAGAGAGATCCTCGTGGCTATTAAGACACTGAAAGCAGGCTACACTGAACGCCAGAGGCGGGACTTCCTAAGTGAGGCATCAATCATGGGCCAATTCGACCATCCAAACATCATCCATCTGGAGGGCGTGGTGACCAAAAGCAGCCCTGTGATGATCATTACTGAGTTCATGGAGAACGGCTCCCTCGACTCCTTCCTCAGG CAAAATGATGGGCAGTTCACAGTGATCCAGCTGGTGGGAATGCTGCGAGGTATAGCAGCTGGAATGAAGTACCTGTGTGACATGAACTACGTCCATCGAGACCTGGCAGCTAGGAACATCCTGGTCAACAGCA TGGTGTGCAAGGTGTCTGACTTCGGCCTGTCGCGCTTCCTTGAGGATGATACTTCAGACCCCACCTACACGAGTGCACTG GGAGGAAAGATTCCCATCCGGTGGACGGCTCCAGAGGCCATCCAGTACAGGAAGTTCACCTCCTCCAGTGATTGCTGGAGCTATGGCATTGTCATGTGGGAGGTGATGTCATATGGAGAGAGGCCGTACTGGGACATGAGCAATCAAGAT GTCATCAATGCCATAGAGCAGGACTACAGGTTACCACCCCCTATGGATTGTCCTAGTGCATTGCATCAGCTGATGCTGGATTGCTGGCAAAAAGACCGGAACAACCGGCCCAAATTCAGCCAGATTGTCAGCACTTTAGACAAGATGATCCGCAACCCTAACAGCCTCAAGGCCATGACACCACTGTCATCAAG TGTTCACCTACCTCTGCTTGATCGCAGCACTCCAGACTTCTCCTCTTTCAGTACAGTGGATGAGTGGCTGGATGCCATTAAGATGGGCCAGTACAAGGAGAGCTTTGCCAACGAAGGCTTCACCAGCTTTGATGTGGTGTCCCAAATGACCATGGA GGACATCCTCAGAGTGGGAGTGACATTAGCCGGCCACCAGAAAAAAATCCTCAACAGCATCCAATCCATGAGGGCCCAGATGAACCAGATCACTTCAGTGGAAGTGTGA